The Microcoleus sp. AS-A8 genome segment AGCAGGTACGTTTATCGGGGCTTGGGGCTTGTCTCAGGCGATGGCTAGGGGACTGGCGACGGTGCTGGGTGGGGCTGTGTTGAATTTGGGTAAAATGCTGTTTACAGTGCCTGTGCTGGCTTATGGAACGGTGTTTGCATTGCAAGCCGTAGGAATGATTTGGGCCGTTTGGTTGCTCAGGCGAATCAATGTCCAAGAATTCCAGGATAATGCAAAAGCAGCGATCGCAAGTGTTATGGAAGGAGAGTTAGATTAATTGACTGATTTTTGGACAGACATTCTCAACTTTGCCACCGAGACGGCTAACCGTGTTGGCACTCAGCTCATGGCTGATTTTGGACAAGTGCAGGCATCAGAGAAGTTAGATGGTAGCTTAGTTACCCAATCGGATAACTGGGCGGATGAGACGATTCGGGAGGCGATCGCTTCTCATTTTCCCAGTCACGGGATTTTAAGTGAGGAAGGGCAACATGTTTTTCCGGATACTGAATGGTGCTGGATTATCGATCCCCTCGATGGCACCACAAACTTCGCCAGAGGCATTCCGATTTGGGGCATTTCCTTGGGGTTGGTATATCAAGGAACCCCTGTCTTTGGCTACGTTCATTTTCCTCCCATTGGGCAAACTTTTCATGGTTTTTTGCAGGGGGAATCGGGAATTACAGGTATAGAAAACGGTGCATTTCTGAATGGACGCCCTATCCACAGCAGCAGCGATACGGTTAGTAACAATCACTTTTTTAACCTTTGCTCCCGCAGTGCCTCATTATTGCAGCAAGCCCTGCCTTGTAAAATTCGCATGTTAGGTGTTGCCAGTTACAACTTCCTCACCATTGCCAGTGGTGCGGCTTTGGGAGGTATCGAAGCGACTCCCAAGATTTGGGATATTGCAGGGGCTTGGGTGATTGTACAAGCGGCGGACGGGGTTTGGGCACCCCTGGATTCTCAGAAAATTTTCCCCCTCATTGTTGGAGAGAATTACGGGCAGATATCACTTCCTACCCTCGTGGCGAGTAGTCCTGAAATGGTGAGTGTATTTCAACCAGTGATCCATATCTAGTGCCATGAAATACGCCTTCAACTTCCTATTCTGCAAGTAGCTTGTAGAACATAGGTGCTTGTGATTCTACCGTCTAAGTGGACGAGACAGGGTTGACTTCTGGCTTACGCTTAAGGACAATTCACGACTTGGCGCTATTTCTAGTAGGGCTATATACAAAAAAACTTATCATAAGAATATGTTTAACTTATATTTTGCACCCTTGTCAGTCGCTGAGGGTGAGATGTATTCACCAATGCTATGGCTAGGTTCTTTAGGAGCGTGGACACTGGCTACCCGACCCAAAGAAAGCTGGCCCTTGTAAGGGTACAAGATATCAGTTCAAAAGCTTTTCCTAAGCCTTCCCGATGGCAGGTAAGTACTTATGGGCACAATTTTAGTCGTGGATGATGATCTAACACAACAGTTAATCGTCTTTAAAATCCTTAAAACTATTGGGTTAAATGTTATTTTTGCTGATGATGGCCTACAAGCGCTGGAACAGGTGCAGCGTTTTTGTCCCAATCTAGTCCTTCTGGACATCCTTTTGCCGAAGATGAACGGCTACGAAGTCTGTAGGCGGCTTAAATCTGATCAAAAAACCCAGAACCTACCCGTGATCATGTGTTCTAACAAGAAAGAAGATTGTGATCATTACTGGGGAATTAAGCAAGGTGCCGATGCCTATCTTTCTAAGCCTTGCCATCCCCAAGAACTGGTGAATACCGTTCAGTATTTCTTAGCAGAGGGCATGATCAGTGAGTTTGTCCCCGCAAGCGTGAGTGAGGCAATCTCTATTTCTGCTGGACTGGCTAGAAGAGGGAATTGGTAAGTTCTTCGCTAATGTTCCCAAAAGTAATCAGCCATCATTTTTTTTGTTCTAGATTGCCTTTTTTGAGGAACACCCAACAAGACTGAACGCTGTACTAATTGATTATTATTGAGGCGTCGAGCAACACGACTGGGTATTCCGTAGCCATAAACAATATGAGCCTGCCCAGCTAAGACGACCACTTGCTCATCTGGATTGGCTTTGATAAATTGGGCGATCGCTTGTGCCATTGTTTCATCCCACAGCACCTGCGCGGTGAAAAATCGTTCAAAGCTGCTACTGTTGCCATGTCCACCTTGATGATGTTCTTCGTAGGATTTTTGGATCATGTGACGATATTCGGCGTTATCTGTGCGAATTTCTGATAACGGCGGAATATACCTGCGTTCAGCGGCGGTTAGGCTCTCTAATCCATTACGAGAAACTTTACGTGTTACCTCTGTCGGTGTGTTTAAGGCTAAGACGCGCAGTTGATGAGCTCTAGCGAAGCGAAGTATCGGTGCATAGTATTCCCAAGGAAAACCCCAGCGTTCTTCATACTCGCTTTGCTCGATTAACTGTTCTTCTGTGATGTTCCCTGCGATGTATTGATCGAGAATATTCTGATAGGGTCGCTGAAACATCTCCATCGCAATCACGAGGCGAGGCGCAGTCGCGTCCTTGGCATTTTTCAGTTTCTCTCGATAGACGGCTTGCAGGATTTTTAGTTGGGCTTGATGGTCTTCTGGAGTATCATGAGTTTCTCCCAAGTACACTACATCTGCCTTTACCAGTTCCTGCACTATTTTTTGTTGATTTAGCTGTTGCTGTTCTGGTGTGTGAGGAGTTGATGTGTTTTGGGCACAAGCTGAAATGGTAGACAGACAGAGGATTCCCAAAGACCACGCACAGAATTTGGCAATATTGCGTTTTCTCATAACCCTAATTTACCGATTAGTTATGAGTGTGGGAACTCTTCTCAGGGGGGTTGAGTTTAATTGATTATTCCTCAGAGTCCTGGTATACGTCCTCCAGCGCCTGATGTTGGGAGCGACGGGAGCGACGACGATATTTTTTACTTTCTAGTTTAGGCTCGTAGTGAGTTTGCCCTTTTCCTTTGGTTTTGGCCTTCATGCTGGACTCAGGATCGGCTTGTTGGTGCAACCGCTCTTGCCACGCGATCGCATCTTCCAATAAATCCAAGTAATACTCATATCGCTCCCAATCCCCCCGCACCGCACAGTTCGGCTCATCTCGATGCAGGCAATCACTAAACTGACAGCGACCGGTTGCTAATCGATGCCTTGCTTCTGGAAAATATTGGGCTAACTCTTCAGGGGGACAGTCAATATCAGGCTGGTTGAAACCGGGAGTATCTGCGAGCAGTCCACCGGTCGGTAAATCAAACAGTTCGACATGGCGAGTCGTGTGACGCCCTCGGCTGAGTTTTCCGGATACT includes the following:
- a CDS encoding inositol monophosphatase family protein translates to MTDFWTDILNFATETANRVGTQLMADFGQVQASEKLDGSLVTQSDNWADETIREAIASHFPSHGILSEEGQHVFPDTEWCWIIDPLDGTTNFARGIPIWGISLGLVYQGTPVFGYVHFPPIGQTFHGFLQGESGITGIENGAFLNGRPIHSSSDTVSNNHFFNLCSRSASLLQQALPCKIRMLGVASYNFLTIASGAALGGIEATPKIWDIAGAWVIVQAADGVWAPLDSQKIFPLIVGENYGQISLPTLVASSPEMVSVFQPVIHI
- a CDS encoding ChaN family lipoprotein — its product is MRKRNIAKFCAWSLGILCLSTISACAQNTSTPHTPEQQQLNQQKIVQELVKADVVYLGETHDTPEDHQAQLKILQAVYREKLKNAKDATAPRLVIAMEMFQRPYQNILDQYIAGNITEEQLIEQSEYEERWGFPWEYYAPILRFARAHQLRVLALNTPTEVTRKVSRNGLESLTAAERRYIPPLSEIRTDNAEYRHMIQKSYEEHHQGGHGNSSSFERFFTAQVLWDETMAQAIAQFIKANPDEQVVVLAGQAHIVYGYGIPSRVARRLNNNQLVQRSVLLGVPQKRQSRTKKMMADYFWEH
- a CDS encoding response regulator, translated to MGTILVVDDDLTQQLIVFKILKTIGLNVIFADDGLQALEQVQRFCPNLVLLDILLPKMNGYEVCRRLKSDQKTQNLPVIMCSNKKEDCDHYWGIKQGADAYLSKPCHPQELVNTVQYFLAEGMISEFVPASVSEAISISAGLARRGNW